A single genomic interval of Perca fluviatilis chromosome 19, GENO_Pfluv_1.0, whole genome shotgun sequence harbors:
- the dact2 gene encoding LOW QUALITY PROTEIN: dapper homolog 2 (The sequence of the model RefSeq protein was modified relative to this genomic sequence to represent the inferred CDS: inserted 2 bases in 1 codon) produces MLSRKGSSAGMMTAAAAGIDRSRVGERLQAALAGLQELHLLKDRQSDMVSWALRMDREEPATAVHAGPESPRMMGTEEQRLEATLTTLKQQLSRLRKQDVGLKTHLQQLDQQISELKLDVSKASTEQLESDSRPSSGFYELSDGGSCSLSNSCTSVYSECLSSSQTSLLLLPTSPANSHISPPSHLDVCRRRSADESTTQPNPPPPPXPPPAATKSKKKKKKKRPRPVSTGDLDRMMAQGPSYCKSVDAKKPSMCSNLKTTTVDAKFHSNLVSRSGTEVYHYPSPLHAVALQSPIFFHGGDPATPGLLVGQGPPMNGSDTLQGAQMGYETKTPGYIDKLLLRSLNKIQSETSTETLQNHSDNHRRPTELLTVFSDMSQKEVSVLQPLPAQTTNIIPLDSDPKRHCMTFSSQEQADNANRNQSVRAPEVSYRYSYPTAMREYSSDEVTTLSMRKNDKGEYASAAKGNSKNICGDHPESMPQERKGNRQRPVMPHSSSTEESQSFEVHAGHRASPEFVHAKFVPAGSQRVKVRQADRKTKAVKLRRKSSEKPRAMRQQHGYSSGERTREASGGTKGEQRRSGKGKGTQKCTTCHTEERRQGSGSDSSHCSPGLMYTHNAHPKPHPIPVVTKSSKSRRLQCLEHEQPVEQRKRREGAAKWPSDVEMFQISCAQRQRSKERHVQAPGSMQMVRSMSAKSGQWIGPPRSFQSSTSSNSFFQNLNARYPPAAFHMSSNYPPRCESEYSAECASLFHSTIAESSEGEMSDNTTNRFGDSESSQSFQSFSDSDSSLSLDEEDQVDGQEERGLVWAQAALGPTAAGQPLQQLPRPEPSACRIKASRALKKKIRRFQPASLKVMTLV; encoded by the exons ATGCTGAGCAGGAAGGGGTCTAGTGCAGGGATGATGACCGCTGCTGCAGCGGGAATAGACCGCAGCAGGGTCGGGGAGAGGCTGCAGGCTGCTCTGGCCGGGCTGCAGGAGCTTCATCTGCTGAAGGACAGACAGAGCGACATGGTGAGCTGGGCGCTGCGGATGGACCGAGAGGAGCCGGCCACTGCTGTCCACGCAGGCCCGGAGAGTCCCAGGATGATGGGGACTGAGGAACAGCGGCTGGAGGCGACCCTGACAACCCTGAAACAACAGCTG TCTCGTCTTCGGAAACAGGATGTAGGCCTGAAGACTCACTTGCAGCAGCTGGATCAACAGATCAGTGAGCTGAAGCTGGATGTGAGCAAGGCCTCCACAGAGCAGTTGGAGAGTGACAGCAGGCCAAGTTCAG GCTTCTATGAGCTCAGCGATGGCGGCTCTTGCTCGTTGTCCAACTCCTGCACCTCTGTGTACAGCGAGTGCCTGTCATCTTCCCAGACAAGCCTTCTCCTCCTTCCCACGAGCCCTGCTAATTCCCACATCAGCCCGCCATCACACCTAGACGTATGCCGCCGGCGTTCTGCTGACGAGAGCACTACCCagcccaaccccccccccccccc ccccccccccgccgccaccaaaagcaaaaaaaaaaaaaaaaaaaagcgaccAAGACCTGTGTCAACAG GTGATCTTGATAGGATGATGGCTCAAGGACCAAGCTACTGCAAATCTGTTGATGCAAAGAAACCCTCAATGTGCTCAAACCTGAAGACCACCACAGTGGACGCCAAGTTCCACAGCAACCTGGTGTCCCGCAGTGGGACGGAAGTGTACCACTACCCCAGCCCCCTGCACGCTGTGGCTCTCCAGAGCCCAATCTTTTTCCATGGTGGCGACCCAGCCACACCTGGACTTCTAGTGGGACAAGGACCCCCTATGAACGGTTCTGACACCCTCCAAGGAGCACAAATGGGCTATGAGACCAAGACTCCGGGTTACATTGACAAGCTCCTCCTGCGCAGCTTGAACAAAATCCAGAGTGAAACGAGCACAGAGACTCTGCAGAACCACAGTGACAATCACAGGAGGCCTACTGAACTTTTAACTGTGTTTTCTGACATGTCTCAGAAAGAGGTGTCTGTGCTGCAGCCTCTTCCAGCCCAGACCACAAACATTATCCCACTTGATAGCGACCCAAAGAGACACTGCATGACATTCTCCAGCCAAGAGCAAGCTGATAACGCAAACCGCAATCAGTCAGTGAGAGCCCCGGAGGTTTCATACCGATACTCCTATCCTACTGCCATGAGGGAGTACAGCTCTGATGAGGTCACCACTTTATCCATGAGAAAGAATGATAAAGGTGAATATGCTAGTGCAGCAAAAGGCAATTCAAAGAATATATGTGGGGATCATCCAGAGTCAATGCCACAAGAGAGGAAGGGCAATAGGCAAAGACCGGTGATGCCCCACAGCTCCAGCACAGAAGAGAGTCAAAGCTTTGAGGTCCATGCTGGTCACAGAGCTTCCCCTGAGTTTGTTCATGCCAAATTTGTCCCTGCTGGATCTCAGAGGGTCAAAGTGAGACAGGCAGACCGTAAAACCAAAGCTGTGAAACTGAGAAGAAAAAGCAGCGAGAAACCTCGAGCAATGAGGCAGCAACATGGCTACTCCTCGGGGGAAAGGACCAGAGAGGCTAGTGGCGGAACCAAGGGGGAACAGAGAAGATCAGGAAAAGGAAAAGGGACCCAGAAATGTACCACCTGTCACACAGAGGAGCGCAGACAGGGCTCAGGCTCAGACTCCAGCCACTGTAGCCCTGGACTCATGTACACCCACAACGCCCATCCCAAGCCACATCCCATCCCTGTTGTTACGAAGTCAAGCAAAAGCCGCAGACTGCAGTGCCTGGAGCATGAGCAGCCCGTAGAGCAGAggaaaaggagggagggggCCGCCAAATGGCCGTCCGATGTGGAGATGTTCCAGATCTCATGTGCTCAGCGTCAGAGGTCCAAGGAGCGCCATGTTCAGGCACCAGGGAGCATGCAGATGGTCCGCAGTATGAGTGCCAAGTCAGGCCAATGGATAGGACCTCCTCGCTCCTTCCAATCCTCCACGTCCTCTAACTCTTTCTTCCAAAATCTGAATGCCAGATACCCACCAGCAGCCTTCCACATGTCCAGCAACTACCCACCCAGATGTGAGTCTGAGTACTCGGCCGAATGCGCCTCGCTGTTTCACTCCACCATTGCTGAAAGCAGCGAGGGGGAGATGAGTGATAACACCACCAACCGCTTCGGAGACAGTGAGTCCAGCCAGAGCTTCCAGTCCTTCTCGGACTCTGACAGCAGCCTTTCCCTGGATGAGGAGGACCAGGTGGACGGCCAAGAGGAGAGAGGGTTGGTGTGGGCTCAGGCTGCTCTGGGGCCCACCGCAGCTGGACAGCCCCTCCAGCAGCTCCCACGCCCGGAGCCATCAGCCTGCCGCATCAAAGCCTCCCGAGCCCTGAAGAAGAAGATTCGTCGATTCCAGCCGGCCTCCCTTAAGGTCATGACCCTTGTGTAG